One stretch of Aptenodytes patagonicus chromosome 23, bAptPat1.pri.cur, whole genome shotgun sequence DNA includes these proteins:
- the ATP5MG gene encoding ATP synthase F(0) complex subunit g, mitochondrial: MAQAAQRLAQRIAVRGPQLLSAAVAYSKPRLATFWYYAKVELAPPTPAEIPRAIDSMKAMVRSFQTGRLAQLTVKEALRNGLVATEVLMWFYIGEIIGKGGLIGYNV, translated from the exons ATGGCGCAGGCCGCGCAGAGGCTGGCGCAGCGCATCGCCGTCCGCGGGCCGCAGCTCCTCAGCG CCGCCGTGGCGTACTCGAAGCCCCGCTTGGCCACGTTCTGGTACTACGCCAAGGTGGAGCTGGCCCCGCCGACCCCCGCCGAGATCCCCCGGGCCATCGACAGCATGAAGGCCATGGTCAGGAGCTTCCAGACCGGCCGCCTGGCGCAGCTCACCGTCAAG gaagcGCTGAGGAACGGTCTGGTGGCCACGGAGGTGCTGATGTGGTTTTATATCGGGGAGATCATAGGCAAGGGCGGCCTGATCGGGTACAACGTCTGA
- the LOC143170268 gene encoding G protein-activated inward rectifier potassium channel 4-like produces MVLPCAHNSGSRLVREEPHGRSNSIPPAQTPTAKHVLAYLPQPPTDTSQYGTFPQKPELPAAPRALAEDGRQQASAVAAKQSTLVPNYPSPPRRGSIVPSKPSPPPSCGSMAAQHHPGNPSRCLPAARWYPLHSLSLPNIPVSAGGKTPAPEGLQGRCRKLLEEDGPVVQASKRQCYVTKVGKCQVNLGNIQEKKGFLSDIFTTIVDLKYRWFIFTMCCIVTWVVFGTVYFFNTWAGCDIRHRGDPEWRACIKNVDSFVSALLFSVESQQTIGYGSQMVMANCTEGIILLMARSIVGSMIDALMVGCMFIKISRPKKCAQTLIFSKNCVISRRDEKLCLMFRMGDLQDSHMVDAKIRAKLIKSRQTAKGEFIPLEQSELNLGYDTGKDRLFLVEPQIICHIINHCSPFWDMSADLLRWEQFKIIIILEGIVEATGMTCQAHTSYAADETLWGYRFEPCMSLEKGAFRVDYSRFEMTFEVQTLAASTKELHELKHSMFSLYRDHLLQPCALPGPGKDALTGLSVPGSVAQGSQDEPPEPGAAA; encoded by the exons ATGGTGCTCCCCTGCGCCCACAACAGCGGCAGCCGGCTGGTGCGTGAGGAGCCACACGGCCGCAGCAACTCCATCCCCCCGGCGCAGACCCCCACCGCCAAGCACGTGCTGGCTTACCTGCCCCAGCCACCCACCGACACCAGCCAGTACGGCACCTTCCCCCAGAAG CCCGAACTCCCGGCCGCCCCCAGGGCTCTGGCAGAGGACGGCCGGCAGCAAGCCAGTGCTGTTGCTGCCAAGCAAAGCACCCTGGTGCCAAACTACCCATCCCCACCCCGCCGCGGCAGCATCGTCCCCAGCAAGCCGTCCCCACCACCGAGCTGCGGCAGCATGGCTGCCCAGCACCATCCTGGCAATCCATCCCGGTGCCTGCCAGCCGCCCGCTGGTACCCGCTGCACTCGCTGAGCCTGCCCAACATCCCCGTCTCAGCAGGTGGCAAGACCCCCGCCCCggaggggctgcagggccggTGCCGCaagctgctggaggaggatggCCCCGTGGTCCAGGCCAGCAAGCGGCAGTGCTACGTGACGAAGGTGGGCAAGTGCCAGGTGAACCTGGGCAACATCCAGGAGAAGAAGGGGTTCCTCTCAGACATCTTCACCACCATCGTGGACCTCAAGTACCGCTGGTTCATCTTCACGATGTGCTGCATCGTCACCTGGGTGGTCTTCGGCACCGTCTACTTCTTCAACACCTGGGCGGGGTGTGACATCAGGCACCGGGGCGATCCCGAGTGGCGGGCGTGCATCAAGAACGTGGACAGCTTTGTCTCCGCCTTGCTTTTCTCGGTGGAAAGCCAGCAGACCATCGGCTACGGCTCCCAGATGGTGATGGCCAACTGCACCGAGGGCATCATCCTGCTGATGGCACGGTCCATCGTCGGCTCCATGATCGACGCCCTGATGGTGGGCTGCATGTTCATCAAGATCTCCCGGCCCAAGAAGTGTGCCCAGACCCTCATCTTCAGCAAGAACTGTGTCATCTCCCGCCGGGATGAAAAGCTCTGCCTGATGTTTCGCATGGGGGACCTGCAGGACAGCCACATGGTGGATGCCAAGATCCGGGCCAAGCTGATCAAGTCCCGGCAGACGGCCAAGGGGGAGTTCATCCCCCTGGAGCAGTCGGAGCTGAACCTGGGCTACGACACGGGGAAGGACCGCCTGTTCCTGGTGGAGCCCCAGATCATCTGCCACATCATCAACCACTGCAGCCCCTTCTGGGACATGTCGGCCGACTTGCTGCGCTGGGAGCAGTTCAAAATCATCATCATCCTCGAGGGCATCGTGGAAGCCACAG GAATGACGTGCCAAGCCCACACCTCGTACGCTGCAGACGAGACCCTCTGGGGGTACCGCTTCGAGCCCTGCATGTCGCTGGAGAAAGGCGCCTTCCGGGTGGACTACAGCCGCTTCGAGATGACCTTCGAGGTGCAGACCCTGGCGGCCAGCACCAAAGAGCTGCATGAGCTGAAGCACTCCATGTTCAGCCTCTACCGGgaccacctcctgcagccctgcgcCCTGCCAGGGCCCGGCAAGGATGCTCTCACCGGGCTGAGCGTCCCCGGCAGCGTGGCCCAGGGCAGCCAGGACGAGCCACCAGAGCCAGGAGCTGCCGCCTGA
- the UBE4A gene encoding ubiquitin conjugation factor E4 A — translation MTDQENNNSISSNPFAALFGSVADAKHFAAVQKQQQLRQLTGDETSVSQDDSDNSVSESLDDCDYSVAEISRSFRSQRELCEQLNINHMIQRIFLITLDNSDPSMKSGNGIPARCVYLEEMAADLDDQDWLDMDNVEQALFTRLLLPEPGNHLIHMTSASTQNLSADRDAGERQILRYLYACFQRAREEITKVPENLLPFAVRCRNLTVSNTRTVLLTPEIYVNQNVYEQLVDLMLEALRGAHFEDTTEFLEEVIEALTVDEEVRTFGEVMVPVFDILLGRIKDLDLCQILLYTYLDVLLYFTKQKDVAKVFAGYIQPKDPSNGQMYQKTLLGTILNISCLLKTPGVVENHSYFLNPSRSSPQEIKVQESNIHQFTAQFHEKIHQVLKNLLQLSPETKHRILSWLGNCLHANAGRTKIWANQMPEIFFQMYASDAFFLNLGAALLKLCQPFCKPKSPRLLTFNPTYCALKELNEEERRSKNVHMKGLEKETCLIPALSEQEPEFANSYNLVTENLVLTQYTLHLGFHRLHDQMVKINQSLHRLQVAWREAQQSSSPAADSLREQFERLMTIYLSTKTAMTEPQMLQNCLNLQVSMAVLLVQLAMGNHGTEPLELTFPLPEVENSTLAYVPEFFADNLGDFFIFLRRFADDILETSADSLEHILHFVTVFMGDVERMKNPHLRAKLAEVLEAVMPHLDQAQNPLVSSVFHRKRVFCSYQNAAHLAEALIKVFVDIEFTGDPHQFEQKFNYRRPMYPILRYMWGTDSYRQSIKALADYASENLEAMNPPLFLRFLNLLMNDAIFLLDEAIQYLSKIKVQQIEKDRGEWDSLSQEARREKESSLQMFGQLARFHNIMSNETIGTLAFLTSEIKSLFVHPFLAERIISMLNYFLQHLVGPKMGALKVKDFSEFDFKPQQLVSDICTIYLNLGDEENFCATVPKDGRSYSPTLFAQTVRVLKKINKPGNMIVSFSNLAERIKSLADRQQQEEETYADACDEFLDPIMSTLMSDPVILPSSRVTVDRSTIARHLLSDQTDPFNRSPLTMDQIRPNTELKEKIQRWLAERKKQKEELEDTLN, via the exons ATGACCGACCAGGAGAACAACAACAGCATCTCCAGCAACCCCTTCGCCGCCCTCTTCGGCTCCGTCGCCGACGCCAAGCACTTCGCCGCCgtccagaagcagcagcagctgcggcAGCTGacag GCGATGAGACTTCGGTCAGCCAGGATGACTCCGACAACAGCGTCTCCGAGAGCCTGGACGACTGCGACTACTCGGTGGCCGAGATCAGCCGCTCCTTCCGCTCGCAGCGGGAGCTGTGCGAGCAGCTCAACATCAACCACATGATCCAGAGGATCTTCCTCATCACCCTCGACAACA GCGACCCCAGCATGAAGAGCGGGAACGGGATCCCAGCACGCTGCGTCTACCTGGAAGAAATGGCCGCGGACCTGGACGACCAGGACTGGCTGGACATGGACAACGTCGAGCAG GCCCTGTTTACCCGCTTGCTGCTACCGGAGCCTGGAAACCACCTGATTCACATGACCTCTGCCAGCACGCAGAACCTCTCCGCTGACCGGGACGCGGGGGAGAGACAGATTCTGCGCTACCTCTACGCCTGTTTCCAGAGGGCAAGAGAAGAG ATAACCAAGGTCCCGGAGAACCTGCTGCCCTTCGCCGTGCGCTGCCGGAACCTGACTGTGTCAAACACTCGCACTGTACTCCTCACCCCGGAGATTTACGTCAACCAGAACGTGTATGAGCAGCTGGTGGACCTGATGCTGGAGGCGCTGAGAGGGGCGC ACTTTGAAGACACGACTGAGTTTCTCGAGGAGGTCATAGAAGCCTTAACGGTGGATGAGGAGGTGCGGACCTTCGGGGAGGTCATGGTTCCCGTGTTTGATATCCTGCTGGGCAGAATCAAGGACCTGGACCTCTGCCAGATCCTGCTGTACACGTACCTCGATGTGCTCCTCTACTTCACAAAGCAGAAGGACGTAGCAAAG GTTTTTGCAGGCTATATCCAGCCCAAGGATCCCAGCAACGGACAGATGTACCAGAAGACTTTGCTAGGCACCATTTTAAACATCTCCTGCTTGTTGAAGACCCCCGGCGTAGTGGAGAACCACAGCTATTTTCTGAACCCATCCCGATCCAGCCCGCAAGAGATCAAAGTGCAGGAATCCAACATCCATCAG TTTACGGCCCAGTTCCACGAGAAGATCCACCAGGTGCTGAAGAACCTGTTGCAGTTGTCTCCAGAGACGAAGCACAGGATTCTCTCCTGGCTGGGAAACTGCCTCCACGCGAACGCGGGCCGCACCAAAATTTGGGCTAACCAGATGCCGGAGATCTTCTTCCAGATGTATGCCTCAGATGCCTTCTTCCTCAACCTGGGAGCTGCCCTCCTGAAGCTGTGCCAGCCCTTCTGCAAACCCAAATCTCCGAGGCTGCTAACCTTCAACCCTACTTACTGTGCCCTGAAGGAGTTGAacgaagaggagaggaggagtaaGAATGTACATATGAAAG GTTTGGAAAAAGAAACGTGCTTGATACCTGCTCTGAGCGAGCAAGAGCCGGAGTTTGCGAACAGCTACAATCTGGTGACGGAAAACCTGGTCCTCACCCAGTACACCCTTCACTTGGGATTTCACAG GTTGCACGACCAGATGGTAAAGATAAACCAAAGCCTTCACCGCCTGCAAGTAGCGTGGCGAGAAGCTCAGCAgagctccagccctgctgccgaCAGCCTCAGGGAGCAGTTCGAGCGCCTGATGACCATCTATCTCTCCACCAAGACGGCGATGACGGAGCCACAGATGCTGCAGAACTGCCTGAATCTGCAGGTGTCCATGGCGGTCCTGCTGGTGCAGCTGGCCATGGGAAACCACGGGACGGAGCCGCTAGAGCTGaccttcccgctgccagaggtgGAAAACAGCACGTTGGCCTATGTGCCAG AATTCTTTGCCGATAATTTGGGcgatttcttcattttcctgcgGCGTTTCGCTGACGACATCTTGGAGACTTCTGCCGATTCTCTGGAGCACATCCTTCACTTTGTCACTGTTTTCATGGGTGATGTGGAGAG GATGAAAAATCCTCATCTGCGAGCCAAGCTGGCAGAAGTGTTGGAAGCTGTGATGCCTCACTTAGATCAGGCCCAGAACCCGCTCGTCTCGAGCGTGTTTCATCGCAAGCGAGTGTTCTGCTCTTACCAAAATGCTGCCCATCTTGCCGAGGCGCTTATCAAAGTCTTTGTGGATATCGAATTTACCG GTGACCCGCACCAGTTCGAACAGAAGTTTAACTACCGCCGTCCCATGTATCCCATCCTGAGGTACATGTGGGGCACAGACTCGTACCGGCAGAGCATAAAG GCTCTGGCTGATTACGCCTCAGAGAACCTGGAGGCAATGAACCCCCCTCTCTTCTTGCGCTTCCTTAATTTGCTCATGAACGATGCCATTTTCCTGTTGGATGAAGCCATACAG TACCTCAGTAAGATTAAAGTTCAGCAGATCGAGAAGGACCGTGGCGAATGGGACAGCCTGTCCCAGGAGGCTCGCCGCGAGAAGGAGTCGAGCCTGCAGATGTTTGGTCAGCTGGCGCGCTTCCACAACATCATGTCCAACGAAACCATTGGCACTCTGGCCTTCCTGACCTCAG AAATTAAGTCCCTGTTCGTGCATCCTTTCCTTGCTGAGCGCATCATCTCCATGCTCAACTACTTTCTGCAACACCTGGTTGGGCCTAAAATGGGAGCTTTGAAAGTCAAGGATTTCAGCGAGTTTGACTTCAAGCCGCAGCAGCTCGTGTCTGACATCTGTACCATCTACCTAAACCTTGG GGATGAAGAAAACTTCTGTGCCACAGTGCCCAAGGACGGCCGCTCCTATTCACCAACGCTCTTTGCCCAGACCGTTCGGGTTCTGAAGAAAATCAACAAGCCTGGCAACATGATAGTGTCTTTCAGTAACCTGGCTGAGAGGATCAAG TCTCTTGCAGACcgccagcagcaggaggaggagacgTACGCGGACGCCTGCGATGAATTCCTGGATCCGATCATGAGCACTCTGATGTCGGACCCTGTGATACTGCCCTCCTCCCGTGTCACCGTGGACCGGTCGACTATAGCCCGGCACCTCCTCAG CGACCAGACGGATCCTTTCAATCGGAGCCCCCTCACTATGGACCAGATCAGACCAAACACAGAGCTTAAAGAGAAGATCCAGCGGTGGCTTGcggagaggaaaaagcagaaggaggagctggaggacacGCTGAACTGA
- the CLDN25 gene encoding claudin-25 encodes MAGSWRARAQAGGMLLALLGWVSSCVTTFVPLWKSLNLDLNELEVWTMGLWQVCIAREEGAVECRAHGSFLALPPELRFSRLLMCLSNGLGLLGCLLAAPGLEGWRACEDKPGLKRRLLLAGGAVFGTAGMATLAPVSWVAYNTVLDFWDDTIPDIVPRWEFGEATFLGWFAGAFLAAGGLLLACSARSTRTATPPAPTCCQPPAAQGPAGGHHPHPKNADLVI; translated from the coding sequence ATGGCCGGGAGCTGGCGGGCGAGGGCGCAGGCGGGGGGGATGCTGCTGGCCCTCCTCGGGTGGGTCTCCTCCTGCGTCACCACCTTCGTGCCGCTCTGGAAGAGCCTCAACCTGGACCTGAACGAGCTGGAGGTCTGGACCATGGGGCTCTGGCAGGTCTGCATCGCCCGGGAGGAGGGGGCGGTCGAGTGCCGAGCCCACGGCTCCTTCCTGGCGCTGCCCCCCGAGCTGCGTTTCTCCCGCCTCCTGATGTGCCTCTCCAacgggctggggctgctggggtgtCTTCTCGCCGCCCCGGGCCTGGAGGGCTGGAGAGCCTGCGAGGACAAACCCGGGCTAAAGCGACGGCTCCTGCTCGCCGGGGGAGCGGTGTTCGGCACGGCGGGGATGGCCACCCTGGCGCCGGTCTCCTGGGTCGCCTACAACACCGTCCTCGACTTCTGGGACGACACCATCCCCGACATCGTCCCCCGGTGGGAATTTGGGGAGGCCACCTTCCTGGGGTGGTTTGCTGGAGCCTTCCTTGCCGCCGGTGGGCTGCTCCTCGCCTGCAGCGCCCGCTCCACGAGGACAGCAACGCCACCAGCCcccacctgctgccagccccctgccGCGCAGGGTCCGGCCGGGGGCCACCACCCGCACCCCAAAAATGCAGACCTGGTCATCTAG